One segment of Candidatus Neomarinimicrobiota bacterium DNA contains the following:
- a CDS encoding pyruvate, phosphate dikinase, which yields MKKNVYLFGAGKAEGRATDKNLLGGKGANLAEMNRIGLPVPAGFTITADYCNRWNELGIEKAIEELKPEVEKGISHIEEVMGARFGDSENPLLVSVRSGARVSMPGMMDTVLNLGLNEDTVAGLAKKSGNGRFAWDSYRRFIQMYGDVVMGMKPESKEDEDPFEVIIEKVKKEKGVELDTELTTDDLQELVARFKKAVKEVTGNEFPTDPWEQLWGAIGAVFGSWDNSRAIYYRKMNGIPHHWGTAVNIQSMVYGNMGDNSATGVAFTRDAATGENIFNGEYLVNAQGEDVVAGIRTPQQITLEGSRRWAKLQNISEEERKEKYPSLEEVMPEVYNQLFEIQKKLEEHYKDMQDLEFTIQEGRLWLLQTRNGKRTSAAEVRIAMELLEEGKIDEKTAVTRVDANRLDELLHPEFDKSALEKATLITKGLPASPGAATGRIVFFADDAEAWKVKDEKVILVRIETSPEDLSGMDAAEGILTARGGMTSHAAVVARGMGKCCVSGAGGIRVNYKERKMVANGKEYKEGNWISLNGTTGEVYEGKVETIEPKMSGNFAKLMDLCDKYTSMKVRTNADTPKDAKVARDFGASGIGLCRTEHMFFEGDRIKAVREMILAEDEMGRRKALEKLLPMQRGDFEGIFEAMNGLPVTVRLLDPPLHEFVPQDEKSQAEMAKELGISPEEVFNKVEALHEVNPMLGHRGCRLGNTYPEITEMQARAIIEAALNCKKRGIKALPEIMVPLIGTKDELKMQEEIIRTTAEKVFEERNDKVDYMVGTMIEIPRAALTADEIAETAEFFSFGTNDLTQMTFGYSRDDVGKFLPVYLEKNLLEYDPFQVLDQTGVGQLVEMGIQKGRSTRPELKVGICGEHGGEPSSVKFCHKVGMNYVSCSPFRVPVARLAAAQAAIEENK from the coding sequence ATGAAGAAAAATGTATATCTTTTTGGAGCAGGTAAAGCGGAAGGCCGTGCCACAGACAAGAATCTGTTGGGTGGCAAAGGGGCTAATCTTGCGGAGATGAATCGCATTGGATTGCCGGTGCCGGCCGGTTTTACGATTACGGCGGATTACTGCAACCGCTGGAATGAGTTAGGGATAGAGAAAGCCATTGAAGAACTGAAGCCTGAGGTGGAAAAAGGGATTTCTCATATTGAAGAGGTTATGGGAGCCAGGTTCGGAGATAGTGAAAATCCCTTACTGGTATCTGTCCGTTCGGGAGCCCGGGTATCCATGCCCGGTATGATGGATACGGTATTGAATTTAGGTCTGAATGAAGATACGGTTGCCGGCCTGGCAAAGAAATCCGGAAATGGTCGGTTTGCCTGGGATTCTTATCGCCGTTTTATTCAGATGTATGGTGATGTCGTCATGGGTATGAAGCCGGAATCCAAGGAAGATGAAGATCCCTTTGAAGTCATTATTGAAAAGGTCAAGAAAGAAAAAGGGGTCGAACTGGATACGGAACTGACAACAGACGATTTGCAGGAACTGGTCGCCCGTTTTAAAAAAGCCGTGAAAGAAGTCACCGGAAACGAATTTCCAACGGATCCCTGGGAACAGCTGTGGGGAGCCATCGGGGCTGTTTTTGGAAGCTGGGATAATTCACGGGCAATTTATTACCGGAAAATGAATGGTATTCCCCATCATTGGGGTACTGCCGTCAATATACAGTCCATGGTATATGGTAACATGGGGGATAATTCTGCGACAGGTGTTGCCTTTACCCGCGATGCGGCTACCGGTGAAAACATTTTTAACGGGGAATACTTAGTGAATGCCCAGGGTGAAGATGTGGTTGCCGGAATCAGAACTCCTCAGCAAATTACGTTGGAAGGGTCACGCCGATGGGCTAAACTGCAGAATATTTCTGAAGAGGAAAGAAAAGAAAAATATCCGTCTCTGGAAGAAGTGATGCCTGAAGTATATAATCAGCTATTTGAAATTCAGAAAAAACTGGAAGAACATTATAAGGATATGCAGGATCTGGAGTTTACCATTCAGGAAGGCCGGCTTTGGTTATTGCAGACCCGGAATGGAAAACGGACCAGTGCAGCGGAGGTTCGTATTGCCATGGAACTCCTGGAAGAGGGGAAAATTGATGAGAAAACGGCGGTAACCCGGGTCGATGCAAACCGGCTGGATGAACTGCTTCACCCTGAATTTGACAAATCGGCTCTGGAAAAAGCCACACTCATCACCAAAGGATTGCCGGCTTCACCTGGCGCTGCAACAGGCCGGATTGTCTTTTTTGCAGATGATGCGGAAGCCTGGAAGGTCAAAGATGAAAAAGTCATTCTTGTCCGTATTGAGACATCACCTGAAGATTTGTCCGGTATGGATGCTGCAGAAGGAATTCTGACAGCCCGTGGCGGTATGACATCCCACGCGGCAGTTGTTGCCCGTGGCATGGGAAAATGTTGTGTTTCCGGTGCCGGCGGCATTCGTGTCAATTATAAAGAACGGAAAATGGTTGCTAATGGAAAAGAATACAAGGAAGGCAACTGGATTTCCCTGAACGGAACAACAGGAGAAGTTTACGAAGGCAAGGTAGAAACCATCGAGCCGAAAATGAGCGGTAATTTCGCAAAACTCATGGACCTTTGTGATAAATATACCAGCATGAAAGTCCGTACCAATGCTGATACCCCAAAAGATGCGAAAGTTGCCCGGGATTTCGGAGCTTCCGGAATCGGCCTTTGTCGGACCGAGCACATGTTTTTTGAAGGGGATCGGATCAAGGCTGTCCGTGAAATGATTCTGGCGGAAGATGAAATGGGCCGCCGGAAAGCCCTTGAGAAACTCCTTCCCATGCAGCGGGGTGATTTTGAAGGCATTTTTGAAGCCATGAACGGACTGCCGGTTACGGTACGCCTGCTGGATCCGCCGCTGCATGAATTTGTCCCCCAGGATGAGAAGTCTCAGGCGGAAATGGCTAAAGAACTGGGTATTTCTCCTGAAGAAGTATTCAATAAAGTGGAAGCCCTGCATGAAGTGAATCCCATGCTGGGACACCGGGGATGCCGTCTGGGCAATACCTATCCGGAAATTACGGAAATGCAGGCCCGGGCTATCATTGAAGCCGCATTGAATTGTAAGAAACGCGGCATAAAAGCCCTTCCTGAAATTATGGTTCCCCTGATTGGGACCAAGGATGAACTGAAAATGCAGGAAGAAATCATCCGGACCACTGCAGAAAAGGTGTTCGAAGAAAGAAATGATAAAGTGGATTACATGGTGGGTACCATGATTGAAATTCCCCGTGCGGCGTTGACGGCTGATGAAATCGCCGAAACTGCCGAGTTCTTTTCTTTCGGGACAAATGATCTGACCCAGATGACCTTTGGATACTCAAGGGATGATGTGGGTAAATTCCTGCCTGTCTATCTGGAGAAAAATCTCTTGGAATATGATCCTTTCCAGGTGCTGGATCAGACAGGTGTTGGACAGTTGGTTGAAATGGGGATCCAAAAGGGACGGAGTACACGTCCGGAACTGAAAGTTGGCATTTGTGGTGAACACGGGGGAGAACCCTCATCTGTCAAGTTCTGCCACAAAGTGGGCATGAACTATGTCAGCTGTTCACCTTTTCGGGTTCCAGTTGCCCGGCTGGCTGCCGCGCAGGCTGCCATCGAGGAAAACAAATAA
- the lysF gene encoding homoaconitase — MGQNLIEKIVQKHAADTTGMLHSGDYVSIRPRHVLTHDNTGAVIPKFREIGAFSVADPRQPVFALDHNIQDTSEKNLSKYRTIEQFARDMGVDFYPAGYGIGHQIMCEQGYAFPGTLVVASDSHSNMYGGLGCLGTPVVRTDAAALWATGKTWWQIPPVTKVLLTGKLNPGVSGKDVILTLCGIFNHDEVLNHALEFSGEGVLTLPIADRLAIANMTTEWGALAGLFPIDSKTLEWMKNREEELRMQGLPGVPSDIDGNGQHPRINRSTLKELSKLRLRPDPDAVYVQEITLDLHTVTPVVSGPHHVKTYQSATRAETQKIKINKAYLLSCVNSRYEDLAEAAKIVRGKKVAPGVSFYIAAASAEVQKKSEAAGDWQTLLDAGAITLPPGCGPCIGLGRGLLEDGEVGISATNRNFKGRMGSKEAKAYLASPAVVAQSAIKGYISHLNEEKVLNPIAKRIPLAKATEQAPSKLIEGFPKVTRGKLLFCPADNMNTDGIYPGKYTYNDAMTPEQQASVAMENYDSAFRSLVRPGDILAGGFNFGTGSSREQAATALKYLGIQMVIAGSFSQTYKRNAINNGFIVVESPEFIHYLLRQFGKDKLTHQTELEILVDWKSRFIHIRDKQFAMDGLGVPAQELILQGGLNMWVREQLKKKEM; from the coding sequence ATGGGACAAAATCTTATTGAAAAGATAGTACAAAAACACGCGGCAGACACCACGGGGATGCTTCACAGCGGCGACTATGTCAGCATCCGGCCGCGTCATGTATTAACCCACGATAATACCGGGGCTGTCATCCCGAAATTCCGGGAAATCGGCGCCTTTTCAGTAGCCGATCCACGGCAGCCGGTTTTTGCACTTGATCATAATATTCAGGATACATCTGAAAAAAACCTGTCAAAGTACCGGACCATCGAACAATTTGCCAGGGATATGGGGGTGGATTTTTATCCTGCGGGATATGGTATCGGTCATCAGATTATGTGTGAGCAGGGATATGCTTTTCCCGGCACTCTGGTTGTTGCATCAGACAGCCATTCCAATATGTACGGCGGCCTGGGGTGTCTGGGGACACCGGTCGTAAGGACTGACGCAGCGGCTCTCTGGGCTACTGGCAAAACCTGGTGGCAAATCCCGCCTGTTACCAAAGTATTATTGACAGGCAAACTAAATCCGGGCGTCAGTGGTAAGGATGTTATATTAACCTTATGCGGGATTTTCAATCATGACGAGGTTTTAAACCATGCTCTGGAATTCTCAGGAGAAGGTGTTCTTACTCTCCCTATTGCTGACCGTTTGGCTATTGCCAACATGACCACGGAATGGGGGGCGCTGGCAGGGCTGTTCCCCATTGACAGCAAAACGCTGGAATGGATGAAAAACCGGGAGGAGGAACTTCGGATGCAGGGGCTGCCCGGTGTTCCATCCGATATAGACGGAAATGGACAGCATCCCAGAATCAACCGGTCAACCCTGAAGGAATTATCCAAGCTTAGGCTCCGCCCCGACCCCGACGCCGTTTATGTCCAGGAAATCACCCTGGATCTACATACCGTTACACCGGTCGTCAGCGGTCCCCATCATGTTAAAACATACCAATCCGCCACCCGGGCCGAAACACAAAAAATAAAAATCAATAAAGCTTATCTGCTTTCCTGTGTTAACAGCCGATATGAAGATTTGGCTGAAGCGGCAAAAATCGTGAGAGGGAAGAAAGTGGCGCCGGGTGTTTCATTCTATATTGCCGCAGCGTCGGCTGAGGTCCAGAAAAAAAGCGAAGCGGCAGGTGACTGGCAAACCCTGCTGGATGCCGGAGCCATTACTTTGCCACCGGGATGCGGTCCGTGCATCGGTCTGGGCCGGGGCCTTCTTGAAGACGGTGAAGTGGGAATCTCCGCCACAAACCGAAACTTCAAGGGACGCATGGGATCAAAAGAGGCCAAGGCCTATCTGGCATCACCGGCTGTTGTGGCTCAATCCGCTATAAAGGGTTACATCAGTCATTTAAATGAGGAAAAAGTTCTCAATCCCATCGCCAAACGGATTCCTCTGGCTAAAGCCACAGAACAGGCTCCTTCCAAACTCATTGAAGGCTTTCCCAAAGTCACCCGGGGGAAGCTCCTGTTTTGTCCGGCAGACAATATGAATACAGACGGTATTTATCCCGGGAAATACACATACAATGACGCCATGACGCCGGAACAACAGGCATCTGTGGCCATGGAAAACTATGATTCCGCTTTCCGCTCCCTGGTTCGTCCGGGAGATATTCTGGCCGGCGGATTCAATTTCGGCACAGGCAGCAGTCGTGAACAGGCAGCTACAGCCCTGAAATACCTGGGTATACAAATGGTCATTGCCGGATCCTTCAGCCAGACTTACAAGCGAAACGCCATCAACAACGGGTTTATCGTCGTAGAATCTCCCGAATTTATTCATTATCTTTTGCGGCAATTCGGCAAGGACAAGCTGACACACCAAACGGAACTGGAAATCCTTGTGGATTGGAAATCCCGGTTCATTCATATTCGCGATAAACAGTTTGCCATGGACGGACTGGGTGTTCCTGCCCAGGAATTGATCCTCCAGGGGGGACTGAATATGTGGGTCCGGGAACAACTCAAGAAAAAGGAAATGTGA
- a CDS encoding sugar kinase, producing MAQIVVVGSIALDSVETPHGRRKSALGGSSTYFSLSSSHYTKTCLVGVAGTDFPKSALDLLQKHGIDLEGLEIKEGKTFRWGGRYKSNLNKRDTLYTELNVFENFQPSLPPAYRKSPILFLGNIHPELQLQVLHQMENHPLTALDTMNLWIDISRDTLLDVISKMDILFINEDEIRQLNGTSSILTAARKTLQSGPQFLIVKRGENGAILFHKDKLFIMPAYPIENVVDPTGAGDSFAGGFMGYLSTRNTRQLSMKDYKIAMVHGTVMASFLVETFSTDRLVSITNESIQHRVRNLLEMTCVD from the coding sequence ATGGCACAAATTGTTGTGGTGGGCTCCATAGCTCTGGACAGTGTGGAGACACCCCATGGCAGACGGAAAAGTGCCCTGGGGGGGTCCTCCACCTATTTCAGCCTTTCCTCCTCCCACTATACTAAAACCTGTCTTGTCGGTGTGGCGGGGACAGATTTTCCCAAGTCCGCACTGGATTTACTTCAAAAACACGGGATCGACCTGGAAGGGCTTGAAATAAAGGAAGGAAAGACTTTTCGCTGGGGCGGCCGGTATAAAAGCAATCTGAATAAACGGGACACGTTGTATACCGAACTGAATGTCTTTGAAAATTTTCAGCCGTCTCTTCCTCCGGCTTACAGGAAAAGTCCCATTCTCTTTCTCGGAAACATTCACCCCGAATTGCAGCTGCAAGTATTACACCAGATGGAAAATCATCCCCTCACGGCTTTAGACACCATGAACCTTTGGATCGACATCAGCCGGGACACACTTCTGGATGTCATTTCAAAAATGGATATTCTGTTCATCAATGAAGATGAGATCAGACAGCTGAACGGGACATCCAGCATACTCACCGCGGCACGTAAAACACTTCAATCCGGCCCCCAATTTCTCATTGTTAAACGGGGCGAAAACGGTGCCATACTATTTCACAAGGATAAATTATTCATCATGCCTGCCTATCCTATTGAGAATGTTGTAGATCCTACCGGCGCAGGAGATTCTTTCGCCGGCGGCTTTATGGGATACCTGTCTACACGGAACACCCGACAATTATCCATGAAAGATTATAAAATCGCCATGGTTCACGGAACAGTAATGGCTTCATTTCTTGTCGAAACCTTTTCCACGGACAGGCTCGTCTCAATAACAAATGAATCTATACAACACCGGGTTCGCAATTTACTGGAAATGACCTGTGTGGATTAA
- a CDS encoding tetratricopeptide repeat protein, whose amino-acid sequence MKITKVHILLFLVAIALIIGCSSQEFTSAKLYVQQKNLPKAEEFFLKAMEREPTNPEVPYLLARDVYGPQEKYGLALEYLNKSLERGPQFKEDIEQLKEYYWQKSYNEGLKYYMALQNKSATDSVNAVQEATRFLKDAKDLKPDDERAYYQLARIAKIYENDSEKSMAYINEGLEKSEKAPILKEYKAIQLIQKGEKDEALALLKDVIQMETERKQDAAKLYARILLEEERYDEAEATFKQIVEENPDISDNYFNLGYLYVKMASEAKDREETELANQYYEKAKNQFETVLAMNPDDMLVLEAVGDLYTELKDYATAEYYYQQMVDKNPMNVNYLKKLGRVIYLQGRQKEGQAIWDQAKAIESLE is encoded by the coding sequence ATGAAAATTACAAAAGTTCACATCTTGCTTTTTCTGGTTGCCATAGCCCTGATTATCGGGTGCTCTTCCCAGGAATTCACATCTGCAAAACTATATGTCCAGCAGAAAAATCTTCCCAAAGCAGAAGAATTTTTCCTAAAGGCCATGGAACGGGAACCGACCAATCCGGAAGTGCCATATCTTCTGGCCAGGGATGTATACGGCCCCCAGGAAAAATATGGACTGGCCCTGGAATACCTGAATAAATCACTGGAGCGTGGACCTCAGTTCAAAGAAGATATTGAACAACTGAAGGAATATTACTGGCAAAAGTCCTACAATGAGGGCTTAAAATACTACATGGCATTACAGAACAAATCAGCCACAGATTCCGTTAATGCCGTCCAGGAAGCCACTCGCTTTCTGAAAGATGCCAAAGATCTGAAACCGGACGACGAACGCGCTTACTATCAGTTGGCACGTATTGCAAAAATCTATGAAAACGATTCGGAAAAGAGCATGGCTTATATCAACGAAGGCCTCGAAAAATCCGAAAAAGCCCCGATTTTGAAAGAATATAAAGCAATCCAGCTGATTCAGAAGGGAGAGAAAGATGAAGCCCTGGCCTTGCTGAAAGATGTCATCCAGATGGAAACAGAAAGAAAGCAGGACGCTGCCAAACTCTATGCGCGAATCCTCCTTGAAGAAGAACGTTACGACGAGGCAGAAGCCACATTTAAACAAATCGTGGAAGAAAATCCTGATATTTCAGATAACTATTTCAATCTCGGCTACCTCTACGTAAAAATGGCCTCTGAAGCAAAAGATCGGGAAGAAACGGAACTGGCCAATCAGTATTATGAAAAGGCTAAAAATCAGTTCGAAACCGTTCTGGCGATGAATCCTGACGATATGCTTGTCCTTGAAGCCGTCGGCGACCTATACACTGAATTAAAAGACTATGCCACCGCTGAATATTACTATCAGCAAATGGTGGATAAAAATCCCATGAATGTAAATTACTTAAAAAAGTTGGGGCGTGTCATTTATCTTCAGGGCCGGCAGAAAGAAGGGCAGGCTATTTGGGACCAGGCAAAAGCCATTGAATCTCTGGAATAG